The Ranitomeya imitator isolate aRanImi1 chromosome 3, aRanImi1.pri, whole genome shotgun sequence genome has a window encoding:
- the LOC138671541 gene encoding dynein heavy chain-like has protein sequence MISTSAHMIHTPANMICSSAHTIHTSTNMICTSAHMIHTSNNIISTSAHMIHTSTNMICTSAHMIHTSNNIISTSAHMIDIPANMICTSAHTINTSTNMICTSTHMIHTSTNMICTSAHMIHTSTNMISTSAHMIHTSTNMICTSAHMIDISANMICTSSHMIHTSTNMICTSAHTIHTSTNMICTSTHMIHTSTNMICTSAHTIHTTANMICTSAHMIHTSTNMIFTSAHTIHTSTNMICTSTHMIHTSTNMICTSAHTIHTTANMICTSAHMIHTSDNMICTSAHMIHTSTNMMCTSAHMIHTSANMICTSANTIHTSSNMICTSAHKIHTTANITDRGLL, from the coding sequence ATGATCTCTACCTCTGCTCACATGATTCATACCCCTGCTAACATGATCTGTTCCTCTGCTCACACGATCCATACCTCCACTAACATGATCTGTACCTCTGCTCACATGATCCATACCTCCAATAACATCATCTCTACCTCTGCTCACATGATCCATACCTCCACTAACATGATCTGTACCTCTGCTCACATGATCCATACCTCCAATAACATCATCTCTACCTCTGCTCACATGATCGATATCCCCGCTAACATGATCTGTACCTCTGCTCACACGATCAATACCTCCACTAACATGATCTGTACCTCTACTCACATGATCCATACCTCCACTAACATGATCTGTACCTCTGCTCACATGATCCATACCTCCACTAACATGATCTCTACCTCTGCTCACATGATCCATACCTCCACTAACATGATCTGTACCTCTGCTCACATGATCGATATCTCCGCTAACATGATCTGTACCTCTTCTCACATGATCCATACCTCCACTAACATGATCTGTACCTCTGCTCACACGATCCATACCTCCACTAACATGATCTGTACCTCTACTCACATGATCCATACCTCCACTAACATGATCTGTACCTCTGCTCACACGATCCATACCACCGCTAACATGATCTGTACCTCTGCTCACATGATCCATACCTCCACTAACATGATCTTTACCTCTGCTCACACGATCCATACCTCCACTAACATGATCTGTACCTCTACTCACATGATCCATACCTCCACTAACATGATCTGTACCTCTGCTCACACGATCCATACCACCGCTAACATGATCTGTACCTCTGCTCACATGATCCATACCTCCGATAACATGATCTGTACCTCTGCTCACATGATCCATACCTCCACAAACATGATGTGTACCTCTGCTCACATGATCCATACCTCCGCTAACATGATCTGTACCTCTGCTAACACGATCCATACCTCTTCTAACATGATCTGTACCTCTGCTCACAAGATCCATACCACCGCTaacattactgataggggtttgttataa